The proteins below are encoded in one region of Pirellulales bacterium:
- a CDS encoding OmpH family outer membrane protein: MKKPLFVATFVALFGILLASNASAQQVPGRPPVGAPPAAPAAAPVASVGIAVLDLKQVFDSHVRFKAMRDELMRDVKVEEEQMKQRHDALRKMAEKLKDYNPGTQEYKQLEAQVANEQADLKVATNIKMKDFTEREAKIHYHIYQEVLDEIKYFAEQHRIVCVLRFSGDKVDPNNPQSILSELNKSVVHYDSRIDITQQIIAAINARYEQRPQAPTATQRNAPQGVPRRPQ, encoded by the coding sequence GTGAAGAAGCCCCTCTTCGTCGCCACGTTCGTGGCATTGTTCGGCATTCTGCTGGCCTCGAACGCATCGGCGCAGCAGGTTCCCGGGCGCCCCCCGGTGGGCGCGCCGCCGGCGGCCCCCGCCGCTGCGCCTGTCGCCAGCGTCGGCATCGCGGTCCTCGACCTCAAGCAGGTCTTCGACAGCCATGTCCGGTTCAAGGCGATGCGCGATGAGCTGATGCGCGACGTCAAGGTCGAAGAAGAACAAATGAAGCAGCGCCACGACGCGCTGCGCAAGATGGCCGAGAAGCTCAAGGACTACAACCCGGGCACGCAGGAATACAAGCAGCTCGAAGCCCAGGTGGCCAACGAGCAGGCCGACCTGAAGGTGGCCACGAACATCAAGATGAAGGACTTCACCGAGCGTGAAGCCAAGATCCACTATCACATCTACCAGGAAGTGCTCGACGAGATTAAGTACTTTGCCGAGCAGCACCGTATTGTCTGCGTGTTGCGATTCAGCGGCGACAAGGTTGATCCGAACAATCCGCAGAGCATCCTGAGCGAGCTGAACAAGTCGGTGGTGCACTACGATTCGCGCATCGACATCACGCAACAGATCATCGCCGCGATCAACGCCCGGTATGAGCAGCGCCCGCAAGCCCCGACGGCGACGCAGCGCAACGCTCCCCAGGGCGTGCCGCGCCGGCCGCAGTAG
- the lpxA gene encoding acyl-ACP--UDP-N-acetylglucosamine O-acyltransferase — MATHVDPHAAVDPRAQLDDDVRIGPFCVVGADVRIGRGTELISGVTLLGRVTIGEHNRLFPGAVIGGDPQDISYQGSATEVVIGDHNLIREGVTINRATEKEDGRTVIGNHNFLMACTHVAHDCKLGDSIVMANGTLLGGHVHVHDHASLSGGVGVHHYATIGRFSFVAGLSRVLHDVPPYMLVEGHPSRPRCINVVALKRNSFGAEDIHSLAEAHRLLYRAKVGLEHAREILRNNNLLTAQVQELLLFVQTQQEGKHGRAREKVRKAA, encoded by the coding sequence ATGGCCACGCACGTCGACCCTCATGCCGCCGTCGACCCCCGGGCCCAGCTGGACGATGACGTCCGCATTGGGCCTTTCTGCGTCGTCGGTGCGGACGTCCGCATCGGGCGCGGCACCGAATTGATCAGCGGCGTGACGCTGCTGGGCCGCGTCACGATCGGCGAACATAACCGGCTGTTTCCTGGCGCGGTGATCGGCGGCGATCCGCAGGACATTAGCTATCAGGGCAGTGCGACCGAGGTCGTGATCGGCGACCATAACCTGATCCGCGAAGGCGTGACGATCAACCGCGCCACGGAAAAGGAAGACGGCCGCACCGTCATCGGCAACCATAATTTTCTCATGGCCTGCACGCATGTGGCCCACGATTGCAAACTGGGCGATTCGATCGTGATGGCCAATGGCACGCTGCTGGGCGGACACGTACATGTCCACGACCATGCCTCGCTTTCCGGCGGCGTCGGCGTGCATCATTACGCCACGATTGGGCGGTTCAGCTTTGTCGCCGGGCTGAGCCGCGTGTTGCACGACGTGCCGCCGTACATGCTCGTCGAAGGGCATCCGAGCCGCCCGCGCTGCATCAACGTCGTCGCTCTCAAACGCAACAGCTTCGGCGCCGAAGACATCCACAGCCTCGCCGAGGCTCATCGCCTGCTCTACCGGGCCAAGGTCGGCCTGGAACACGCCCGCGAGATCTTGCGCAACAACAATTTGCTGACGGCCCAGGTGCAGGAATTGCTGCTGTTCGTGCAAACGCAGCAAGAAGGCAAGCACGGGCGAGCCCGCGAGAAAGTCAGGAAGGCTGCATGA
- the lpxC gene encoding UDP-3-O-acyl-N-acetylglucosamine deacetylase, protein MPQPRRQRTLGQTAEVRGVGYWSGKQVTVEFRPAEPHSGIVFVRRDLGPHARVPAKVEYRVEVPRRTALRSGEAAVEMIEHIMAALAGLRIDNCEVWVDAAEMPGCDGSSQAYVDALDAAGTVEQDAWRPVLRVRETFRLGDEDSWIEAAPAKQPSCQVRFRLDYGPGSAIGRQQCEVVLDPAAFRRELATARTFLLQEEADALRAMGLAAHVQLTDLLVYDQDGPVDNELRFPNECARHKALDLVGDLALVGCDLSGTFTAYRSGHRLNAEMAKALLSEGQLAHSDPAAADRRGPRERRLSA, encoded by the coding sequence ATGCCACAACCTCGACGACAGCGCACCTTGGGCCAGACCGCGGAAGTTCGCGGAGTCGGTTACTGGAGTGGGAAACAAGTCACGGTCGAGTTCCGCCCGGCCGAGCCGCACTCGGGCATCGTGTTTGTGCGGCGTGACCTGGGTCCGCACGCCCGCGTGCCGGCCAAGGTCGAGTACCGCGTCGAGGTTCCGCGGCGCACGGCGCTGCGATCCGGCGAGGCAGCCGTCGAGATGATCGAACATATCATGGCCGCGCTGGCCGGCCTGCGGATCGACAACTGTGAAGTCTGGGTCGATGCCGCGGAAATGCCCGGTTGCGATGGCTCGAGCCAGGCCTACGTCGATGCGCTCGACGCGGCCGGCACGGTCGAGCAGGACGCCTGGCGGCCGGTGCTCCGGGTCCGCGAGACGTTTCGCCTGGGCGACGAGGACAGTTGGATCGAGGCGGCCCCCGCCAAGCAGCCAAGCTGCCAGGTGAGGTTTCGCCTCGATTATGGTCCCGGCAGCGCGATTGGCCGACAGCAGTGCGAAGTCGTGCTCGACCCGGCGGCCTTCCGTCGCGAGCTGGCCACGGCGCGGACCTTCCTGCTCCAGGAGGAGGCCGATGCCCTGCGGGCCATGGGCTTGGCGGCGCACGTCCAATTGACCGACCTGCTGGTCTACGACCAGGACGGCCCGGTCGACAACGAATTGCGGTTTCCCAACGAGTGCGCGCGGCACAAGGCGCTCGATCTCGTCGGGGACCTGGCCTTGGTTGGTTGCGATCTGTCCGGTACGTTCACCGCCTATCGCAGCGGGCATCGGCTGAATGCGGAGATGGCGAAGGCACTGTTGAGCGAAGGCCAACTGGCGCACAGCGACCCAGCGGCCGCAGATCGGCGGGGGCCACGCGAGCGGAGACTGTCGGCCTAG